A single window of Solanum dulcamara chromosome 5, daSolDulc1.2, whole genome shotgun sequence DNA harbors:
- the LOC129890509 gene encoding uncharacterized protein LOC129890509: MVADVLNHKSMGSLVEVQPERKEMIREIFQLARLRVRLADSGDDGVSIRGIAESSIMEEEIEIPTWKWEVINMDFITGLPHTPRTKDFIWVIMDRLTKSAHFLPVRTTYSTENYAKLYVKEIVQLYGVPTSIISDRGAQFIAHFWRSLQEVLGTQVSLSTAFHPQTDGYHSNIQMAPYEALYDRKCRSPIGWFDVGEIQLMGPDIVQQAVEKVTKELAYEEQPIAILDQKIRRFRTKNVASVKVLWQNRNQEKMTWEDEEDMRHRYPYLFPISTGNPDS, translated from the exons ATGGTGGCGGATGTGCTCAAccataaatcaatgggtagcttggtAGAGGTACAACCGGAACGGAAGGAGATGATCCGTGAGATCTTCCAGCTTGCTAGACTTAGAGTCCGCTTAGCTGATTCGGGCGATGACGGGGTTTCTATTCGGGGAATTGCTGAATCCTCGatcatggaggaa gagataGAGATTCCAACCTGGAAATGGGAAGTGATTAACATGGATTTTATTACTGGCTTACCTCATACTCCCCGTACGAAGGATTTTATATGGGTTATtatggataggctgacaaaatcagcccacttcctcccaGTCAGGACCACATATTCAACCGAGAACTATGCGAAGTTGTACGTCAAGGAAATAGTACAACTttatggagttcccacatctattatttcagataggGGAGCCCAGTTCATAGCCCACTTTTGGCGGTCATTACAGGAAGTCTTGGGAACACAAGTAAGCCTTAGCACAGCGtttcatccccaaactgatGG ttatcactccaacaTCCAGATGGCGCCATATGAAGCTTTATACGATAGaaagtgcaggtcacctatcggttggttcgatGTTGGCGAAATACAACTAATGGGTCCCGACATAGTCCAACAGGcagtggaaaag GTCACGAAAGAATTGGCCTATGAAGAACAGCCGATTGCCATCTTGGATCAAAAGATTAGAAGATTTCGAACTAAGAACGTGGCTTCAGTTAAGGTGCTGTGGCAAAATAGAAATCAGGagaaaatgacctgggaagACGAAGAGGACATGAGACATAGGTATCCGTACCTGTTTCCgatatctacaggtaaccccgatTCTTAA